From one Mytilus trossulus isolate FHL-02 chromosome 10, PNRI_Mtr1.1.1.hap1, whole genome shotgun sequence genomic stretch:
- the LOC134687665 gene encoding putative nuclease HARBI1, translating to MFHIARYRLLAGRRAMRRERVFRDRTNPLDLYDDLELVERFRFDRQTILQITDLLQEDLESSTLRNHAIPPVLKVFIALRFYASGSFQNIIADTFNIDQATVSRTIHSVSNALVRRAPKFIKFPSGQVIEENKVKFYAVANFPNVLGLIDGTHVRIIAPSQHEEQFVNRKCYHSINVQVIVNSDSQFINIVAKWPGSSHDSRVLKESRVFMQLEQSNHGAYLLGDSGYPCKKFLLTPYLHPQTRQEIRFNRSHKVTRCAVERTIGQWMRRFHCL from the coding sequence atgtttcaCATCGCTCGGTATCGGTTGTTAGCAGGAAGAAGGGCTATGAGAAGGGAACGTGTCTTTAGAGATAGAACAAATCCGCTAGATCTGTACGATGATCTGGAATTAGTAGAGAGATTTCGTTTTGATAGGCAAACTATTCTGCAGATTACTGATTTGTTACAAGAAGATTTAGAGAGTTCTACACTTCGCAACCATGCAATACCTCCAGTCCTGAAGGTTTTTATTGCACTTAGATTTTATGCTAGTGGGTCCTTTCAGAACATTATTGCTGATACCTTCAATATTGACCAGGCAACTGTTTCTAGAACAATTCACTCAGTTTCGAACGCATTAGTCAGAAGAGCCCCTAAATTCATTAAATTTCCAAGTGGTCAAGTAATAGAGGAGAATAAGGTTAAATTTTACGCAGTTGCTAATTTTCCCAATGTTTTAGGACTGATTGACGGCACACATGTTCGGATTATTGCTCCTTCGCAGCATGAAGAGCAATTTGTCAATAGGAAATGTTACCACTCAATTAATGTCCAAGTAATAGTTAATTCAGACTCTCAGTTCATTAACATTGTAGCGAAATGGCCTGGGAGTTCCCATGACTCTAGAGTTTTGAAAGAGAGTAGAGTATTTATGCAACTCGAACAATCCAATCATGGCGCTTATTTACTTGGTGACAGTGGATATCCGTGCAAAAAGTTTTTGTTGACGCCATATCTTCACCCACAAACTAGACAAGAAATCCGCTTCAACAGGTCACATAAGGTGACAAGATGTGCTGTTGAACGAACAATTGGTCAATGGATGAGACGCTTTCATTGTCTGTAA